GCAATAAAACCGGACAGCACATAAGCGGCGGCAATTGAAAAATTAAGGATAAAAAGCACGGGCAGAATCCATTTCGGGCCAAGTTTCATTACGGCTGGGATTGAGGCTATGGCAAGCAGGAAAGCAAAAACTTTAATAATATTTCCAGTCACATTCTTCATAAGAGTCTCTCCGTGTCAGTGTATTGAATGCGTTTATTAAACAGCCCGCGGCTTTAAACAGGCAGACGCAGGCTGTATTTAATTTAAATCCTGTTACTCTCCCATTTCATCAAGTACTTTAATATTATCACGCGCCGTCTTATCAAGCGGTTTCATCTGTATTACCTTTGCCCACTGAGCCCTGGCATTTTTATAGTCGCCTTTATTAAAATACGCGTTGCCAAGGTTATTAAGAATTTCTGTTTTATCAGGGTCAAGTTTTATTGCCTGCTGCAGCACGCCTATGGCTTCATTATATTTCTTTATTTTTATATAAATAGAGCCCAGGTTGTTATACGCCATGGCATCGGTAGGATCAATTCTTACAAGATTTTCAAAAGCTCTTGCCGCATCTTCAAAACGGCCTTTCTGAAAATAAGCAAGGCCAAGTTTTTTATAAATCAGCGCGTCAGTGGGATTCTTGTCTATTACAAATTCAAGTTCCAGTATCCCCTGGTCAGTATCTTTTTCGCTAATATACGCAAGTCCAAGCCTTTTTCTGGCTTCAAGGTTCATAGGATTTAATGCCACAGCTTTTTTCCACAATTCAATTGCGTCTTTTGACCTTCCCTTATCAAATTCTTCTTTTCCAAGGGTCACATAAGACGCTTCAAGTTTGCCTTTAACCTCTTCATACGCGGGCCTTAAATTAACCGCCACTTCCCATTCGGCTATAGCTTCAAGTATAAGCCCTTTGTCCGCGAATACGTCGCCTAACGCCTTGTGAACGACGGGATCAGACGGCGTTACAGAAAGAGACAGCTGAAATTCTTCAATGGCATCGTCAAGTTTTCCGGATTCATAATACTGCATTCCAAGTTCGTAATGGGATGCCGTTGTCGCACAGCCCGTCATGAACGCAAACACAGCCGCAATCACCAGTAAATACCTTAATTTCATATAAACCTCCTGAACCTGATATGGATTAATATTTATTAATAATAACACATATCATTATCTTGTCAATAACAGGGTTTTGCCTGTAAATATAGAATGATTAGATATTTATTAGACAACAACGTATCATAATAGTTGCTGATATTTTCCGGATTCTTTCCGGAGTATAAGACAGTAAAAGGGGCGGACAAACAAGGGAATCACCCTTATTTATCCGCCCCTTTTTAATTTATTATCTTAAAACGCTTATCTTGTCTTTAGCCTCATAATACGGGGTTTTTACAATCACAATATACGTGCCGCTTGAAACTTTCTGCCCGTTCGCGTCCGTGCCGTCCCACACGGTGCTGTATGTGCCTTCCTTGGTCATAACGCCTTCAAACAACACCTTTACCAGCGACCCGTTTCTATTGTATATTTTCACATACGCTTCGCCGCCTTCATAGACTTTCCATGTTATGGTGGAACGCTCGCCTTTATCCGGTTCAATGACATTATCAATAATTTTCACGTCTTTCTCTGATATTACGCTTTTATCAAAATCCCCGCCGCTCTCCCCTGTTTTACCGCATATGCTTGTGCCTTTTACAACCACCTTATCAATATCGCCGAATCCCGTCTGTTTGGGATACAGCACCCTGTATTTATTTGTTTCTCCGGGAATTAATTCCGCGGTAAACGTAAGAATGTCCTTATTATCCGTGGCGCCATGCGGATAAATTGTAACCAAAGGCTGCTCTAAAAGTACAAGCGTGGAGTCAATTTCAAAAATAATATAATCTGTATGTTCCGGATTGAATATCATCTTCACCTTAAACGCAGGCGGCGGCTCTTTCAGGCACGGATCAGGAGTGCTTGTATGCGTTGCAGTGGGCGTATGGGTGAATGTCTTTGTAAACGTGGGCGTCGCGGTAAAAGTGGCGGTGCTTGTATTTGTCGGAGTCATGGTAAACGTATTTGTATCTGTAAATGTAGGCGTGAAAGTCGGTGTAAAGGTAGGTGTATTTGTATCCGTAAACGTCGCTGTAAATGTAGGCGTATTGGTGTCCGTAAAAGTTTCCGTGAAAGTCGCGGTATTTGTATGGGTAAAAGTATTTGTCGGCGTGCCGGTATAAGTATCTGTCCACGTATGCGTGGGGGTATGCGTTTTTGTGGGAGTAAGCGTTTTGGTGGAAGAACTTACGACAGTCAGGGTTGGAAGCAGCGTTGCTTTGCATTCGCAGATATCGCATTCTGGCGGGCAAGGCGCTATTCCGTAAATATACCCGTCCATGGATGTGTATATATATGTGCCAAAACCGAAAGCGGGAGTGGTAAAATTTTCCTGCCTTGAAGAGCAGACGCGCTCCACCGCCCCGTCTTCTATATCAATATAGTAATTGTTAAAAGCGCATCCGTTTATAATCACAAGCCTGCCCACAACAATACATCCCATACTGGCAAAATTATCCACAAGAGGCTGTGTTTTCCATTTAAGCGTGCCGTCTGACGTCCTTATCGCGTAAACATGCCTGTCATCAGAACCTACATAATAGATCCCGTCTTTTAACGCGCCGCCGCCGGCAATAAAACTGTCGGTCCTGTATGACCACTTAAGCGCGCCGGTAACCTTATTTAAAGCATAAACCATACTGTTAAGCCCTCCAAAGTATATATTATCGTTGTCAATAGTAACGGAAGAGTATATTCCGACTCCCATATCCCTTGCCCATTTTACAGAACCGTCCGGCCTTAAAGCCACAAGCCTTCTGGCGGAATTTCCCGCGTAAACGCTTCCGTCGTCATCAACCGCAGGCGCGCCGTTATATGTGCATTTTGAATTGGTGGGATTTTTCAGCCACACAAGCGAGCCGTCAATGGCGCTTACTTTGATTAAATACCCTTCTTTTGTGCCCGCGTAAATATAATCACCCGCAAGGGTGGCCCTCATTCCGTTTCCATAAGTGTATCCGTCAGGAAGAAAGGAATTATATTGCAATCCGGCAGGAATGCTTTTCCACGCGATGCTGCCGTCTTTTGTGTTAAAAGCGGTAAACCCGGAACCCCCGTCATATGTAAGGGCTATTATTTTATCCTTATACAGCACTGCCGCCGTATCCGCCCTGTTATTATGCCCGTTTGACCACAATGCTTCCCCTGTTTTTATATCTATCGCCATAAGCCCCGCCCTGCCGTGTATGTAAGCAATACCGTTATTATCAATTAATGGAACAGCTCCTTTCCATGCCCCAATCTGATGCATCCATTTAATGCATAACGGTATGGAAGTATCAAAATGTTCTTCGGTATAAGCGTGATGTTTGGAATCCCTTTGGTACTGATTCCATTCCGCGTAAGCCGCAGAGAAAAAAGCCAGCAGAAATATCAGCGATAAAACGGCGGATTTTCTCATTCCTGCACCTCCGTCTTTGGCATTGTGGCGGCATCGACACTGTGCTCATCGCCCGTAGCAGCCGGGAATTCAATATTTTTTTCTATCACTTCACTGTCTGTTTCATCCATAAATTTGTAATAATCCAGTTTTACTTTTCTGCAGATATCCGCCGTTGAATAACCGTGCGACCGCAGGTTAATAATCCGGGATACCGGGGATTTGGACTTTTCAGCTATTCTAAGGTAAAGATACATTAAATATGGGCTGTAGCCCTTTTTGGCTATTATGCCGATTTCGGATTTTTTATACCCCAGGCTTTCCAGATAAGCATGGTATTGTGACCTTTCTTTTGCCACCATAATAATTTTATCGTCAATATGTTTATCTTTCTTTATCTGATGTTCCCCTGCTGATAATGGAAATGATACCGCGAGAATGATAAGGATTAGAACCGCTGTCTTTTTCATTTTTTCCCCTTTTTATGCTTTTTGTATTTATTTCCCCTGCTGATAATAAGACAGAAAATGGTGTGTTTTTGTTCCAAATAAACAGACATGCTTAAACGCACCTAAAAAGGGATAAAACACCGTTTAAAAATAGTTGCCATTTAGCCCATTTCATGATATAAAATGTATCTGATTTGATATTTCAAAGGAGGCAATATTTATGGCAAAAAAGTGTGTGGTTTGCGATAAGCAGGTAGTAACAGGAAACAATGTTTCTCACGCGAACAACAGGACAAGAACAACGAACAAACCGAACCTTCAGAACGTGAAGATAGTTTTGAAAGGTAAAGTAACCCGTGAATGGGTATGCACAAGGTGCCTTCGTTCCGGCAAAGTTAAAAAAGCCGCGTAAACCTAAAACAAACAAAAAAGCCCGGCGCTTTAAGCGCCGGGCTTTTTTTATGCCCTTTCACAGACCGAAAGCCAGTCCCATGGGTAAGGCCCTTTTATCCAGGAAGGCGGGTTTTCAAATTCAGTATCCCAGCCGTATTCAGCTTTTTTTATCTCATTAACCTTAAAACCGTGATTCGCCATAAATACAATAAATTCTTCCTTTAAATAATGTTTTGTAGGAACCCCGTTTAAATTTATTATACCGTCAGAGACAGAAAACTTTTCGCTTATGTGCTGATATTTCATTGACCTTTTAAGGGCATCCGCCGGTTTCATTCCATCCTTTAAATTCCATTCAAAAAACCTGTAATTTGAATAAATTGCCGATTCCAGCGACGGTGTCAGAAT
This region of Candidatus Goldiibacteriota bacterium genomic DNA includes:
- a CDS encoding 50S ribosomal protein L28 is translated as MAKKCVVCDKQVVTGNNVSHANNRTRTTNKPNLQNVKIVLKGKVTREWVCTRCLRSGKVKKAA
- a CDS encoding PQQ-binding-like beta-propeller repeat protein, producing MRKSAVLSLIFLLAFFSAAYAEWNQYQRDSKHHAYTEEHFDTSIPLCIKWMHQIGAWKGAVPLIDNNGIAYIHGRAGLMAIDIKTGEALWSNGHNNRADTAAVLYKDKIIALTYDGGSGFTAFNTKDGSIAWKSIPAGLQYNSFLPDGYTYGNGMRATLAGDYIYAGTKEGYLIKVSAIDGSLVWLKNPTNSKCTYNGAPAVDDDGSVYAGNSARRLVALRPDGSVKWARDMGVGIYSSVTIDNDNIYFGGLNSMVYALNKVTGALKWSYRTDSFIAGGGALKDGIYYVGSDDRHVYAIRTSDGTLKWKTQPLVDNFASMGCIVVGRLVIINGCAFNNYYIDIEDGAVERVCSSRQENFTTPAFGFGTYIYTSMDGYIYGIAPCPPECDICECKATLLPTLTVVSSSTKTLTPTKTHTPTHTWTDTYTGTPTNTFTHTNTATFTETFTDTNTPTFTATFTDTNTPTFTPTFTPTFTDTNTFTMTPTNTSTATFTATPTFTKTFTHTPTATHTSTPDPCLKEPPPAFKVKMIFNPEHTDYIIFEIDSTLVLLEQPLVTIYPHGATDNKDILTFTAELIPGETNKYRVLYPKQTGFGDIDKVVVKGTSICGKTGESGGDFDKSVISEKDVKIIDNVIEPDKGERSTITWKVYEGGEAYVKIYNRNGSLVKVLFEGVMTKEGTYSTVWDGTDANGQKVSSGTYIVIVKTPYYEAKDKISVLR
- a CDS encoding tetratricopeptide repeat protein, which codes for MKLRYLLVIAAVFAFMTGCATTASHYELGMQYYESGKLDDAIEEFQLSLSVTPSDPVVHKALGDVFADKGLILEAIAEWEVAVNLRPAYEEVKGKLEASYVTLGKEEFDKGRSKDAIELWKKAVALNPMNLEARKRLGLAYISEKDTDQGILELEFVIDKNPTDALIYKKLGLAYFQKGRFEDAARAFENLVRIDPTDAMAYNNLGSIYIKIKKYNEAIGVLQQAIKLDPDKTEILNNLGNAYFNKGDYKNARAQWAKVIQMKPLDKTARDNIKVLDEMGE